Below is a genomic region from Streptomyces sp. RPA4-2.
CGGCGTATCAGCAGGGTGCCGCCCGCACCGCCCAGCAGGCCCACCGCCAGTCCGGTCACCGCCCACTTCGCGCACACGCCCGGACCGGCGGCCCGCGCCGCCGCGGGCACCTCCGGGGCCCCCGGACCGATCGGACCCCCGCGCTCCACCAGCCGGTCGAACACCGAGCGGGGCGCCCGGTGCCAGCGGATGTCGTCGTCCGCCACGTCCGGCGAGGGATCCGACCGCACCCAGGGAGTGCCGTCCGGCGCCAGGAACACCTGGTCCTCACGCTCGATGGCGACGTCCCCGCCGGGTGCCCGGCTCGTCTGCGGCCAGCCTCCGACGCCCGTCATCCCCCAGATCACGGTGGCGCGCACCGGCGGATAGTCGCCTGCCGCCCACGCGTCGGGCACTCTCTCCGTCCCCGTGAACCGGGGTGCGAGCAGGCGCCAGAGCAGGGCGAAGTCCCGGTCCCCGGAGCGCAGGAGAGTGGTGTGCCCGGTGCCTCCGGCGACGACCAGGGCCATGTCCGGTGTGTCGGCCCGCGCGGCCATCGCGCCGGGAGCCGAGGCCCGGGCCGGCGAGGCGCCGAGCGCGGCCAGCACCAACGACACCAGGAGCGGCAGCCACCACCGCGCACGCCCACCGGACCACTCCGTTCGACCCCGCCGCCACCACGCCGCCCAGCCTTCTCGCCACCACGCCGTCCGGCTCTCGCGCCGCCTCGCCGCCCGCTCGTCCCGGCCCACTGCTCCGGCGGCTCGCCACCGCACCGCCCGCTCGGCCCCGGGCCGCGCCCGCTCGTCGCGGCGGTGTTCCGTCCGCTCGCCGCGGTCCTCGGCCGTCTCACCGCGGTGGTGTCCCGTCCGCTCGCCCCTGCTCTCGGCCGCTTCGTCGCGGCGGCGTTCCCTCCCCCACTCCGGTATCCCGTCCCGCCGTCCCCCCGACGCTCCGTCCCCCTGTTCCGTAATTCCGCCCGAGGGGCTTATCCCGCCCATCCGGCCCCCTCGGCTGCCCGTACGCAGGACCCGCCACCTCATCCGTTCCCCCCGACCCTCGTAGGCCCGAACCGCCCCTCATCCCTTCCCCGGCCCCGAGCCGATTCGCGCGCCCGGCCGCCGGTACTGGTACTTCACCCACCGTCTTCGCCTGCCCGGGTGTCTCGTGCCCGCCCGCGCCCCGCATCCGGCCGCCGGTTTCACAGGCCCCGCGGCAGCGCCACCGCCGCGGCCCCGCACGCCGTGTGTCACTTCTGGTACACCGCTCGACCCGCCGGGGTTCCCACTCCCGGCCCGCCTCTTTCCGCTATGCCCGCCGTTCCAGCGACCGCGCGATCTCCATCGCGCGCGCCTTCGACGCCACGCCCTCCAGACGGAGGGTCACCTCGCCCCCGTGCATCCAGAGCAGCGTGGGTCCCGCGGTCCGCTCCGAGCGGGTGAAGCGGTCGCCGGACGTGTCGATCAGCCAGAAGCTGATCAGATGCGGCCGGGGGAACCACAACGCCGGATCACCGAAGCCCTCGTCCCCGCTCCCGCTGCCGTCCCCGCCCAGCGACACCCACTCCGGCGGCTCTCGCACCGTCTTGGCGAAGCCGATGTCGAGGCCGGCCGGATACTCGTCCAGCCGGATCGTGTGTCCGTGCTCGCGCCAGCACAGGGTCGTCAGGAACCGCACCTTCGGCTCCCGTGTCACCGTGACCGCGTCCGGCACCCCGAGGGCGCCGGGCACGAGCGGCGCGAACCCCGCCCGCCGGCCCGCCTCGGCCAAGGTGAGCGACGGGCCGCAGCCCGGCACCTCGGCCCCCGGCGACGGGACCGCCGACGGGTCGTACCGCACCTCGACCCCGCCGAAGCCGAACCAGTCGACGACCGCGGCGCGCACCGGAGGCGTGAGCACGAGCACCGTCAGCAGGCCGCACAGGCCCGCGGCCAGCACCCGCCCCCTGAGCCGCACCCAGCGACGCACCGCGCGCACACGCTCACCGGGCCCCGGCCGGACGGCCACCGGGACCGGGATCCGCTCGGCGAGTATCCGCTCCAGCACCCGCTCGGCCATCGACTCGTCCCCGGCCCCGCCCGGCCCGTCCAGCGACCGCCCGAGCGCGCGCAACTCCGCCGCGAGTCGCGGGGCGCCCTCGCGAGCGGCCCGCTCCCTCTCACCGGAGGGCCCCGAGCCCTGGTCCCCGTACGGCTCAGTCATGCGCGTCACCCCCTTCCCGGGGCTCGCCCGGCGTGAGGCCCGGCAGCAGTCGGCCCAGCTTGCGCAGGGCGCGGTTCAAGCGGGACTTCACGGTGCCCCGGGGCCAGCCCAGGGCCTCGGCCGTCTCCGGTTCGTCCATCTCCAGGAGATAGCGGTAGGTCACGACGAGCCGGTGCTCCTCGCTCAGCTGATCGAGGGCCGCCAGCAGGGCCGCCCGACGCTCCGCCCCGAGCGCGGCGGCCGCCGGGTCCACCGATTCCGGTATCAGCGGTTCCGCTTCGGCGAACGCCGCCTCCCGGCCGGCCAGGGTCCGCTGCCGCGCCGCCGTGCGCACGGTGTTCCTCGTCTCATTGGCGACGATCGAGAGCAGCCACGGCTTGAACGCCGCGCCGTCCCGGAAGCGCCCCAGCGCGCAGTACGCCTTGAGGAAGGCCTGCTGCACCACGTCCTCCGCGTCCGCACCCGCCCCGAGCGCCCGGGCCGCCCTGATCGCGATGCCCGTGTGGGCGCGGACCAGCTCCGCGTACGCCTCCGGCTCCCCGGCGCGTACCCGTGCGATCACCACGGCCTCGTCGACGACGATGCGGCCCCCCTCCCGCGTCCTCACACTCTTGCTACACCGCCGAAGGCCGATCGGTTCCCACCCGTGCCGCCTCTGTTTCGCGCCAGTTCCGGACCGGGCGCCGACACCTGAGAGAATGGTGGGCATGGCCTCTGATCGTCCCCGCGTGCTCTCCGGAATCCAGCCCACGGCAGGCTCGTTCCACCTCGGCAACTACCTCGGCGCCGTGCGCCAGTGGGTGGCCCTGCAGGAGTCCCACGACGCGTTCTACATGGTCGTCGACCTGCACGCGATCACCGTTCCGCAGGAGCCGGCGGACCTGCGCGCCAACACCCGGCTCGCCACCGCCCAGCTGCTGGCCGCGGGCCTGGACCCGGAGCGGTGCACGCTCTTCGTCCAGAGTCATGTCCCCGAGCACGCCCAGCTGGCCTGGATCATGAACTGCCTCACCGGTTTCGGCGAGGCGTCCCGCATGACCCAGTTCAAGGACAAGTCCGCACGGCAGGGTTCCGACCGCGCCTCCGTCGGCCTCTTCACGTACCCGATCCTCCAGGTCGCGGACATCCTGCTGTACCAGGCCAACGAGGTCCCGGTGGGTGAGGACCAGCGCCAGCACATCGAGCTGACCCGCGACCTCGCCGAGCGCTTCAACGGCCGCTTCGGCGAGACGTTCACGGTCCCGAAGCCGTACATCCTCAAGGAGACGGCGAAGATCTTCGATCTTCAGGACCCGTCGATCAAGATGAGCAAGTCGGCCTCCACGCCCAAGGGCCTCATCAACCTCCTCGACGACCCCAAGGCGACCGCCAAGAAGGTCAAGAGCGCGGTCACCGACACGGACACCGTCATCAGGTACGACACCGACCTGAAGCCGGGTGTCAGCAATCTGCTGACCATCTACTCGACCCTCACCAGGACCGGTGTCGCGGAACTCGAGGAGAAGTACGCGGGCAAGGGCTACGGTGCGCTGAAGACGGACCTCGCCGAGGTCATGGTCGATTTCGTGACGCCGTTCCGGGAGCGCACCCAGCAGTATCTGGACGACCCGGAGACGCTCGACTCGATCCTGGCCAAGGGGGCCGAGAAGGCCCGCGCGGTGGCCGGGGAGACGCTCGCGCAGGCGTACGACCGGGTGGGTTTCCTGCCCGCCAAGCACTGAGAGCGCCCGCGCGACACCGTTCGACAGTCCGTACGAGACGAGAGCAACACCGGTACGACGGCCGGTATCGGGCCGTATCGCCGTACAGTCGATAGCCGAACGGGTAGTCGTTCCCGCGCGCGGGAACACCGGACATCGACACAACGACAGGAGACGACGTGGGGACCGTAACGATCGGAGTGTCGATCGCGGTCCCGGAGCCTCACGGCAGCCTGCTCCAGGAGCGGCGCGCGGGCTTCGGTGACCCCGCGGCTTGTGGCATTCCCACACACGTCACCCTGCTGCCTCCGACGGAGGTGGACACCTCGGCGCTGCCGGCGGTCGAGACGCACCTCCTGGAGGTCGCGGCCGCCGGGCGCCCCTTCCCGATGCGACTGCGCGGCACGGGCACCTTCCGGCCGCTGTCGCCCGTCGTCTACGTCCGGGTCGTGGAGGGCGCCGAGGCCTGCACCTGGCTGCAGAAGCAGGTCAGGGACGCGTCGGGGCCGGTGGCCCGCGAACTCCACTTCCCGTACCACCCGCACGTCACCGTGGCGCACGCCATCGACGACGCGGCCATGGACCGGGCCTACGAGGAGCTCGCCGGGTACGAGGCCCAGTGGCCGTGCACCGGCTTCGCCCTCTACGAGCAGGGCACCGACGGCGTCTGGCGCAAGCTGCGCGAGTACGCGTTCGGCGGCGCCGTCGTCCCGCCGCAGGCCTGCGCGCCCGCGGACCAGGACACCACGCTGACGGCCTGAGGGCCGTCCGGGCCCCGTCAGATCGGCAGCCGCCGGAACACCGCCCGCGGCAGGTGCCGCAGCGCCGACATCACCGGACGCAGCGCCCCCGGCACCCACACCGTCTCCGAGCGCCGGCGCAGCCCCACCTCGATGGCCGTCGCGACCGCCTCCGGAGTGGTGGACAGGGGGACGTCGTCGAGGCCGGCCGTCATCTTCGTGCGGACGAAGCCGGGGCGTACGACCATCACGTGTACGCCGGTGCCGTAGAGCGCGTCGCCCAGGCCCTGGGTGAAGGCGTCCAGGCCCGCCTTGCTGGACCCGTAGATGAAGTTGGAGCGGCGGGCCCGCTCACCCGCGACCGAGGAGAGCACCACCAGCGAGCCGTGCCCCTGCGTCTGGAGGGACCGGGCACACACCAGTCCCGCGGACACCGCGCCCGTGTAGTTGGTCTGCGCGATCCGTGCCGCGGCCAGCGGCTCCCGCTCGTCGCGCGCCTGGTCGCCGAGGACCCCGAAGGCGAGCAGCACCATGTCGAGGTCGCCCTCGGCGAAGACCTTGCCGAGCACCGCCTCGTGGGACTCGCAGTCGAGTGCGTCGAAGGCGACGGTACGGACGTCCGCGCCGAGTCCGCGCAGGTGCTCGGCGTCCTGTTCCAGGGCCGCCGAGGGCCGTCCCGCGAGCCACACCGTGTGGGTGCGGCGCGCGATCAGACGGCGTGCGGTGGCGAGCGCGATCTCGGACGTGCCGCCGAGGATCAGCAGGGACTGGGGGGCACCGAAGGCGTCCTTCATGTCAGCTCCTAGAGGGTGGGGGCGTGGGGCGACGTGCGTTGCTCAGAGTCCGAGCCGGCGGGACAGGTCCGAGGTGAACACGCCGCCGGGGTCCAACTCGGCGCGCAGCCGCCGGAACTCGGCCAGCCGCGGGTACATCCGGCCGAGCAGCTCGGGCCGCAGCCGTGCGTCCTTGGCGAGGTAGACGCGCCCGTCCGCCCCGGCCACCTCGTCGTCCAGTTCGTCGAGAAAGGTGCCGAGGCCGGGCAGGTTCGCCGGGATGTCCAGGGCGAGGGTCCAGCCGGGCATCGGGAAGGACAGCCAGCCGGGGTCGGCCGTTCCGAAGCGCTTGAGGACGGCGAGGAAGGAGGGGCAGCCGCGCTCCGAGACGCGCCGCACGATCCGGCGCAGGGTCTCCTCCCGGCCGTGTCCGACGACGAACTGGTACTGCACGAAACCGGCGCGCCCGTAGATCCGGTTCCAGTGCGGCACCCCGTCGAGGGGGTGGAAGAAGGCCGGGATCGTCTGTAGTTCACCGGTGCGCGCGCGGGGCGCCCTGCGGTACCAGAGCTCGTTGAAGAGGCCGACCGTGGTCCGGCCGAGCAGTCCCCGCGGCACGAAGGCGGCCGCGGCCGGAAACCGCCCGGGGCGGAACGCGAGGGGCTGTCTGCGCGCGCGGGCGGGCACGGTGTCGAGGGGGGCGTGCTCACCCCGCGTCAGCACCGCGCGTCCCGTCGACCGGCCGCGCGCGAGCAGGTCGATCCAGGCGACCGAGTAGCGGTAGCGGTGGTCGGTGGCGGTGAGGCGGGCCATCAGGTCGTCCAGGTCCGTCGCACGTTCGGTGTCGACGGACATCAGCGAGGTCTCCACGGGCAGGAGCCGGACCGTCGCCGACAGGATCACGCCGGTCAGGCCCATGCCGCCGGTGGTGGCGTCGAAGAGGGCGCTGCCGCGTTCCACGGTGCGGATCCCGCCGTCCGCGGTCAGCAGCTCGAAGGAGAGCACATGGCGGGAGAACGAGCCCGAGCCGTGGTGGTTCTTGCCGTGGATGTCCGCGCCGATCGCCCCGCCGACCGTCACATAGCGGGTGCCGGGCGTGACCGGTACGAACCAGCCGAGCGGGAGCAGGACCTCCATCAGCCGGTGCAGGCTCACCCCCGCGTCGCACAGCACGGTGCCGCAGACGGCGTCGACGGTGTGGACGCGGTCCAGGCCCGTCATGTCGAGCACGGCCCCGCCCGCGTTCTGCGCCGCGTCGCCGTACGCCCGGCCGAGCCCCCGTGCGATGCCGCCGCGCGCCCCGCACATCCGGACCGCGGCCGCCGCCTCCGCGTGGCTGCGCGGGCGTACGAGCCGCGCGGCGGTGGGGGCGGTGCGGCCCCAGCCCGTCACGGTGACGGTCTCGGCCGTGACGGGAACGGATACGCGCCCGGGGGCGGGAGGGGGAGGGGGCCGGTGTCGGAGCCGGCGTCGGAGGCGGTGTCGGCAGGCATGACCGTGACCGTATCGCCGAAAAAGGTGCATAACACCCCGCTCTCACGGGTGCCAACCGCTCCTCACCGAAATGGGTGATTAATGAGATGTCATCACAGATTGCCGTAATTCTGTGGTCACTCTCTAGAAGAGTGGGATCACATGGACGACCTTGACGACATGGACCGCCGGGTGCTGTCGGCATTCCAGGCGTGCGGCACGGATCCACGGGTGGCGGCGGTCGCGCGCGCCCTGTCCTGGAGCGGGGAGCACGCGGCGCTGTGGCTGGCGGCCGGGCTCACGGGGGCGGCCGTCGACCGGGGGCGACGCGGCGCGTGGATGCGCGGCACCGCGCTCACCGGTACCGCCCACCTCGCCAGCATGGTCCTGAAGCGGATCGTGCGCCGTCCGCGCCCCGCGCATCCGGCACCCCTGGTCCGTACGGCGGGGCGTCACTCGTTCCCCAGCTCGCACGCCACCTCGGCGACGGCCGCCGCGGTCGTCTTCGGACGGCTCGGCGCCCGGGTGGTGCCACCGCTCGCCGCCGCCATGTGCGTATCGCGGCTGGTCGTCGGCGTCCACTACCCCTCCGACGTCGTCGCGGGCGTGGTCCTAGGAGCCCTGACGGCCTGGCTGGGCGTCGAGGGGGCGGAGACCGGCCATGGCTGAGCGCACGGTGCTCCTGGAGCACCGCGGCACCCCGCCCGTGCCGGCGCGCACCGGCAGCCTCGCGCTCGGTCTGCTGAAGACCGCCCGCCCCCGTCAGTGGGTGAAGAACCTGCTGGTGGCGGCGGCCCCGGCGGCCGCGGGCCGGCTCTTCTCCCGGCACGCGCTGACCCAACTCGGCCTCGTCCTCGTTCTGTTCACGGCCTGCGCCGCCGCCGTGTATCTGATCAACGACGCCCGGGACGCCGTCGCCGACCGCGCCCACCCGGTCAAACGCCACCGCCCGGTCGCCGCGGGCCAGGTCCCGGTCCGGGTCGCCTACACGGCCGGCGGCGTCCTCGCCGTCCTCGGTCCCGCCCTCGCCGCCTGGCTGTCCTCCCCGGTCACCGCGGCACTGCTGACCGCCTACCTCGGCATGCAACTCGCCTACTGCGTCAGCCTCAAGCACGTCCTGGTCGTGGACCTCGTCGTCGTGACTACCGGATTCCTGATGCGGGCGATGATCGGCGGCCTCGCCCTCGGCATCCCGCTCTCGCGCTGGTTCCTGATCACCACGGGCTTCGGCGCGCTGTTCATGGTGTCGGCGAAACGGTACTCCGAGGCCGTCCAGATGACCGGGAAGACGGGGGTCACCCGCGGGCTGCTCACCGAGTACACCACCGGCTACCTGCGCTTCGTCTGGCAGCTCGCGGCCGGGGTCTCCGTCCTCGGCTACTGCCTGTGGGCCCTGGAGGACGGCGGTGTGCACAGCACCGGTGTGCTGCCCTGGCGCCAGCTGTCGATGGTCGCCTTCATCCTGGCCGTCCTGCGGTACGCGGTCTTCGCCGACCGGGGCACCGCCGGCGAACCCGAGGACGTCGTCCTGCGCGACCGGCCGCTCGCCCTGATCGCCCTGGTGTGGCTGGCGATGTACGGCCTCGCGGTCGCCAACTGGTGAGTCGCGCCCAGCGCACCGCCGCCCTCGCCGTAGGCCACGACGTCCTCGCGTTCGCCTCGCGGCGCGCCGACACCGTCCCGGGCGCGGGGATCGGCACGGCGTTCGCCACTGTCCTGCGATTTTGGGGTACCCGGACATTGGTTCTCCGAGGCGAGGGCAGATTCGGATCATGGACTGGCTGAGAAAGCTCCCGGGCGTGGGCCCTTTGGTCACCCGCCTGATGGCCACGCACGCATGGCGGTCGTACGAGCGGCTGGACCGGGTGAAGTGGACGCGGCTCGCCGCCGCGATGACCTTCGTCAGTTTCGTGGCGCTCTTCCCGCTGCTGACCGTCGCCGCCGCGGTCGGCGCCGCCACGCTCAGCGTCCATCAGCAGAAACAGCTCCAGGACAAGATCGCCGAGCAGGTGCCGGGGATCTCCGACCAACTGGACATCAACACGCTGGTGCAGAACGCGGGCACGATCGGTGTCATCGCGGGCGCCGTTCTGCTGCTGACCGGCATCGGCTGGGTCGGCCAGATGCGCGACTGTCTGCGCGCGGTCTGGGAGCTTCCCGACAGTGAGGAGAACCCGCTGCTGCGCAAGCTCGTGGACGGTGGCGTCCTCGTCGGGCTCGGCGGCGCGGTGCTCGTCACCATCGGCGCCTCCGCCGCCGCCTCCACGACGGTCGGCTGGACCGCCCGGCTGTTCGGCGTCGACCAGAACGGCTGGGGCGGGGGGCTGTTGCACGCCGCCGCGTTCGCGGTCGCCGTGCTCGCCGACTTCCTGCTGCTCCTGTATCTGCTGACCCTGCTGCCGGGAGTCCAGCCGTCCCGCCGCCGGCTCGTCGTCGCCGCTCTCATCGGCGCCGCGGGCTTCGAACTGCTCAAGCTGCTGCTCAGCAGTTATATGAGGGGCATCGCGTCGAAGAGCATGTACGGCGCCTTCGGGGTGCCCGTCGCGCTGCTCCTGTGGATCAACTTCACCGCGAAACTGCTGCTGTTCTGCGCGTCCTGGACGGCGACGGAGCACGAGGACCCGGAGGACCCGAAGCCCGAGGACCCGAAGCCCGAGGACCCGGAGCCGGAGGACCCGGCGCCCGGGGCCGACGCGCCGGGCGGCCCCGGGTCCGGTGAGATCAGCGGCGCCGGCGCATCAGGTCCGGCAGCGGCCAGCGGCGGTTGACCAGGAAGGCACTGCCGGCCAGCAGCAGGAGGAGGCCGCCGGCGATGGCCAGCGCGATCCCGGCCCCGCTCGAACCGCCCTTGGCCCCCGCGGAGGCGGCCACCGGAGCCGTCGACCCCTTGCCCGTGCCGGACGCGGCGGACGCGGTGGAGGAGGGGCCGCCCGACGGGTCCGAGCCGGCCTGCGTACTGGTGTCCGCGCTCCTCGGAGGTACCAGCTCACCCACCGGCGTGACCTTGTCCGCCGCCTTGAAGCCCCAGTCGAGCAGCTGTGCGGCCTCCTTGTAGACCTCGTTGTGCTCGTGCTTCTCCGGGTTCATCACGGTGACCAGCAGCACTTTGCCGTTCCGCTCGGCGACACCGGTGAAGGTCGCCCCCGCGTTGGTGGTGTTGCCGTTCTTCACGCCCGCGATGCCCTGGTACGTGGAGATGTCGCTGTCGCCGGTCAGCAGCCGGTTGGTGTTCTGGATCTCGAAGGACTCACGGCTCACCTTGCCCTTCTTGTCCTTCTTCGTCTCGCCGGGGAACTTCGCCCGCACCGTCGAGCAGTACTCCCGGAAGTCCTTCTTCTGCAGCCCGGAGCGGGCGAACAGCGTCAGGTCGTACGCCGAGGACACCTGGCCCTTCTCGTCGTAGCCGTCGGGGGTGACCACATGGGTGTCCAGGGCCTGCAGATCGTCGGCGTGCGTCTGCATCGCCTTGACCGTCTGCCCGACGCCGCCGTTCATCGCGGACAGCACGTGCACGGCGTCGTTGCC
It encodes:
- a CDS encoding RNA polymerase sigma factor, with product MIARVRAGEPEAYAELVRAHTGIAIRAARALGAGADAEDVVQQAFLKAYCALGRFRDGAAFKPWLLSIVANETRNTVRTAARQRTLAGREAAFAEAEPLIPESVDPAAAALGAERRAALLAALDQLSEEHRLVVTYRYLLEMDEPETAEALGWPRGTVKSRLNRALRKLGRLLPGLTPGEPREGGDAHD
- the trpS gene encoding tryptophan--tRNA ligase, with product MASDRPRVLSGIQPTAGSFHLGNYLGAVRQWVALQESHDAFYMVVDLHAITVPQEPADLRANTRLATAQLLAAGLDPERCTLFVQSHVPEHAQLAWIMNCLTGFGEASRMTQFKDKSARQGSDRASVGLFTYPILQVADILLYQANEVPVGEDQRQHIELTRDLAERFNGRFGETFTVPKPYILKETAKIFDLQDPSIKMSKSASTPKGLINLLDDPKATAKKVKSAVTDTDTVIRYDTDLKPGVSNLLTIYSTLTRTGVAELEEKYAGKGYGALKTDLAEVMVDFVTPFRERTQQYLDDPETLDSILAKGAEKARAVAGETLAQAYDRVGFLPAKH
- a CDS encoding 2'-5' RNA ligase family protein, with amino-acid sequence MGTVTIGVSIAVPEPHGSLLQERRAGFGDPAACGIPTHVTLLPPTEVDTSALPAVETHLLEVAAAGRPFPMRLRGTGTFRPLSPVVYVRVVEGAEACTWLQKQVRDASGPVARELHFPYHPHVTVAHAIDDAAMDRAYEELAGYEAQWPCTGFALYEQGTDGVWRKLREYAFGGAVVPPQACAPADQDTTLTA
- a CDS encoding decaprenylphospho-beta-D-erythro-pentofuranosid-2-ulose 2-reductase, with product MKDAFGAPQSLLILGGTSEIALATARRLIARRTHTVWLAGRPSAALEQDAEHLRGLGADVRTVAFDALDCESHEAVLGKVFAEGDLDMVLLAFGVLGDQARDEREPLAAARIAQTNYTGAVSAGLVCARSLQTQGHGSLVVLSSVAGERARRSNFIYGSSKAGLDAFTQGLGDALYGTGVHVMVVRPGFVRTKMTAGLDDVPLSTTPEAVATAIEVGLRRRSETVWVPGALRPVMSALRHLPRAVFRRLPI
- a CDS encoding FAD-binding protein, yielding MTGWGRTAPTAARLVRPRSHAEAAAAVRMCGARGGIARGLGRAYGDAAQNAGGAVLDMTGLDRVHTVDAVCGTVLCDAGVSLHRLMEVLLPLGWFVPVTPGTRYVTVGGAIGADIHGKNHHGSGSFSRHVLSFELLTADGGIRTVERGSALFDATTGGMGLTGVILSATVRLLPVETSLMSVDTERATDLDDLMARLTATDHRYRYSVAWIDLLARGRSTGRAVLTRGEHAPLDTVPARARRQPLAFRPGRFPAAAAFVPRGLLGRTTVGLFNELWYRRAPRARTGELQTIPAFFHPLDGVPHWNRIYGRAGFVQYQFVVGHGREETLRRIVRRVSERGCPSFLAVLKRFGTADPGWLSFPMPGWTLALDIPANLPGLGTFLDELDDEVAGADGRVYLAKDARLRPELLGRMYPRLAEFRRLRAELDPGGVFTSDLSRRLGL
- a CDS encoding phosphatase PAP2 family protein — encoded protein: MDDLDDMDRRVLSAFQACGTDPRVAAVARALSWSGEHAALWLAAGLTGAAVDRGRRGAWMRGTALTGTAHLASMVLKRIVRRPRPAHPAPLVRTAGRHSFPSSHATSATAAAVVFGRLGARVVPPLAAAMCVSRLVVGVHYPSDVVAGVVLGALTAWLGVEGAETGHG
- a CDS encoding decaprenyl-phosphate phosphoribosyltransferase, which gives rise to MAERTVLLEHRGTPPVPARTGSLALGLLKTARPRQWVKNLLVAAAPAAAGRLFSRHALTQLGLVLVLFTACAAAVYLINDARDAVADRAHPVKRHRPVAAGQVPVRVAYTAGGVLAVLGPALAAWLSSPVTAALLTAYLGMQLAYCVSLKHVLVVDLVVVTTGFLMRAMIGGLALGIPLSRWFLITTGFGALFMVSAKRYSEAVQMTGKTGVTRGLLTEYTTGYLRFVWQLAAGVSVLGYCLWALEDGGVHSTGVLPWRQLSMVAFILAVLRYAVFADRGTAGEPEDVVLRDRPLALIALVWLAMYGLAVANW
- a CDS encoding YihY/virulence factor BrkB family protein, which produces MDWLRKLPGVGPLVTRLMATHAWRSYERLDRVKWTRLAAAMTFVSFVALFPLLTVAAAVGAATLSVHQQKQLQDKIAEQVPGISDQLDINTLVQNAGTIGVIAGAVLLLTGIGWVGQMRDCLRAVWELPDSEENPLLRKLVDGGVLVGLGGAVLVTIGASAAASTTVGWTARLFGVDQNGWGGGLLHAAAFAVAVLADFLLLLYLLTLLPGVQPSRRRLVVAALIGAAGFELLKLLLSSYMRGIASKSMYGAFGVPVALLLWINFTAKLLLFCASWTATEHEDPEDPKPEDPKPEDPEPEDPAPGADAPGGPGSGEISGAGASGPAAASGG
- a CDS encoding D-alanyl-D-alanine carboxypeptidase; translation: MPAIKKTTKRSLLVTSATLLSLSLTAAPVMAAGKPSPSSSPTPSATPPADMSTVGGARLGLPGTQADLGSGAPVLPKDVTARSWIVTDAESGEVLAAHNAHWRLPPASTLKMLFADTLLPKFPRTERHKVAVTDLADLGAGSSLVGIKENETYTVHDLWLGVFLRSGNDAVHVLSAMNGGVGQTVKAMQTHADDLQALDTHVVTPDGYDEKGQVSSAYDLTLFARSGLQKKDFREYCSTVRAKFPGETKKDKKGKVSRESFEIQNTNRLLTGDSDISTYQGIAGVKNGNTTNAGATFTGVAERNGKVLLVTVMNPEKHEHNEVYKEAAQLLDWGFKAADKVTPVGELVPPRSADTSTQAGSDPSGGPSSTASAASGTGKGSTAPVAASAGAKGGSSGAGIALAIAGGLLLLLAGSAFLVNRRWPLPDLMRRRR